In Microtus pennsylvanicus isolate mMicPen1 chromosome 12, mMicPen1.hap1, whole genome shotgun sequence, the following proteins share a genomic window:
- the N4bp2 gene encoding NEDD4-binding protein 2 isoform X3: MDCLLELSATDAKMEKSPSQTCVACEDKPVASGSAAVDMRPPEEDSEDSKLDSFLDMQLTEDLDSLIQNAFEKLNSSPDDQVYSFLPLQDAKRFNNSSTFMNSDSSGMTSVLSVQNTGSNNEILKNSAASLGSNPLTSPSVLNESESFTKGSTLAVDGGFSEDSPLSGSLKPADDSVVGSGNFSQRQKDLLEPKGPQALVDLGTSEPQVPSNLPLQNPGLDLPGTDGDRKSASVPDVFVPSEGFSFKPHKHPELPPKGKDMNYCPVLAPLPLLLPPPPPPPIWNPMIPAFDLFQGNHGFVAPVVTTAAHWRPVNYTFPPPIISHTSPTKAWRNSEGTSAYQVQEAPVSQPARKKTTSYVGLVLVLLRGLPGSGKSFLARTLQEDNPGGVILSTDDYFYINGQYQFDVKYLGEAHEWNQNRAKEAFEKKVSPVIIDNTNLQAWEMKPYVALSQKHKYKVLFREPDTWWKFKPKELARRNIHGVSKEKIARMLEHYQRFVSVPIIMSSSDPERAERIALCAYACEDQSSGPGDNEAITSEKEENVLSTSVKHLELPEEKTPEVAKEAVFPEGTSPLPRASLNRGRKEMSTVGHGVHSSPFLREAPNTCFSHSESKVQATDKSEKEQEPMTSKERAEVDGWSPAEGASPSSYCAEDSQEAGELASAGTLQSENPPPPEILEERTTGKKKTTGKQKSKSSLEKFPKPEPSNFVGDWPVDKTISQRTKRNRKTEKGLSVQNDKKCHRPQSQIVFDTRVSVNTDHVPQRGSPHGKDDLSEVPSSCQYDPYKSTEQPSFSTVGDWPSPASLAQREHRSRIPKAGLSETSLEFGASDSVGEIPLYPTHEAYWGTSPEELKSLGSTLRSSEMLPSKATHEDQTSLSKTIPSQHTLPLPFSSGAAALPGVVGPPRSLAVGVSGVVSGVDTSTCAQTEPQDFALLWKLEKNKISVSDSVRVLTGKLDGFKPKDFTTNRKLNVHEAIPYRVMHDKSTYVEESELTSADESENLNILCKLFGSFSLEALKDLYERCNKDIIWATSLLLDSETKLCEDTEVENPPRSYDESQVGPFSMGLDLKEIIGHRGTSEDPKCSVSEFNPGAGIRNTNAQSAGDAEKGNSKQEEIRAVNPENPELIARLFPNAAVNIRSNTAVVPSAQADMSGVHSFKLPLPLTPKPNVLKDISEMEKNLVATETGDSIHSFLNLSDIINSATSTSNPDLNEVYLTSSLEVKKNENLPKDYVKFGNMEEFINEDKQEMEKILMPGTSLSAGVSREDKTEVSNPTPVMAKSLTIDCLELALPPELAFQLNELFGPVGIDSGSLTVEDCVVHIDLNLAKVIHEKWRDSVMERQRQEEVSCGKCVQDPLLAGPAVLDNSEHKSSQKTGKKLLKTLAAPETPDPWNTQTKKVSLREIMSEEIALQEKHDLKRETLMFEKDCATKLKEKQLFKIFPAINQNFLMDIFKDHNYSLEHTVQFLNCVLEGDPVKTVVAQECGHQNENITSHTALKSKEKKAKKQRETDDTAGDSSFQDFEYPEYDDYRAEAFLHQQKRMECYSKAKEAYRMGKKNVATFYAQQGSLHEQKMKEANHLAAVEIFEKVNASLLPQNVLDLHGLHVDEAIEHLTAVLQRKTEEFKQNGGKPYLSVITGRGNHSQGGVARIKPAVIKYLTSHNFRFSEIKPGCLKVMLK, encoded by the exons ATGGACTGTCTACTAGAATTATCTGCCACTGATGCCAAGATGGAAAAATCGCCTTCACAAACTTGTGTTGCTTGTGAGGACAAGCCAGTTGCATCAGGAAGTGCAGCAGTGGACATGCGTCCTCCTGAAGAAGACAGTGAAGATTCAAAACTGGATTCATTTTTGGATATGCAGCTAACTGAAGACTTGGATTCCTTAATACAGAATGCTTTCGAGAAATTGAACTCTTCTCCTGATGACCAAGTATATTCATTTTTGCCTTTGCAAGATGCTAAGCGTTTTAATAACTCTTCTACCTTTATGAATTCAGATTCTAGTGGTATGACTTCTGTTCTTTCTGTACAGAATACGGGCTCAAacaatgaaattctcaagaattctGCTGCTTCACTAGGTTCAAACCCACTGACTTCACCTTCAGTTTTGAATGAGTCTGAAAGTTTTACCAAGGGTAGCACGCTGGCAGTAGACGGTGGCTTCTCAGAAGATTCTCCTCTCAGTGGCTCTTTAAAGCCAGCAGATGACTCTGTTGTAGGTTCTGGCAATTTTAGCCAAAGACAGAAAGATCTTTTAGAACCCAAGGGTCCTCAAGCCCTTGTAGATTTGGGTACCAGTGAACCTCAGGTTCCTTCAAATCTTCCTCTACAAAATCCAGGGCTTGATTTACCAGGTACAGATGGGGACCGGAAATCTGCTTCTGTGCCTGATGTTTTTGTGCCCTCTGAAGGGTTCAGTTTCAAGCCACACAAACATCCTGAACTGCCACCAAAGGGGAAGGATATGAACTACTGCCCAGTTCTTGCCCCTCTCCCTTtactccttcctcctccaccacctccaccaattTGGAATCCCATGATTCCTGCTTTTGACCTCTTTCAAGGAAACCATGGCTTCGTAGCGCCTGTTGTGACCACAGCTGCACACTGGAGACCTGTCAACTACACATTTCCACCCCCCATCATCTCCCATACTTCCCCAACAAAAGCATGGAGAAACAGTGAGGGGACAAGTGCTTACCAAGTGCAAGAGGCCCCGGTGTCCCAGCCTGCCAGGAAGAAGACCACATCTTATGTTGGCTTAGTTCTTGTGCTTCTCAGAGGGCTACCGGGCTCAGGGAAGTCCTTTCTGGCAAG GACTTTGCAAGAGGATAACCCAGGTGGAGTCATTCTTAGTACTGATGAttacttttatataaatggaCAGTACCAGTTTGATGTAAAGTACTTAGGAGAAGCCCACGAATGGAACCAGAATCGAG CAAAAGAAGCATTTGAGAAGAAGGTGTCTCCAGTAATCATAGATAATACAAACCTTCAAGCATGGGAAATGAAGCCATATGTTGCTTTG TCTCAGAAGCATAAATATAAGGTCCTTTTTCGGGAACCAGACACATGGTGGAAGTTCAAACCAAAGGAGCTTGCAAG GCGTAACATTCATGGAGTGAGCAAAGAGAAAATAGCGAGAATGTTGGAGCACTACCAGCGCTTTGTGTCCGTGCCGATCATCATGAGTTCTTCAGACCCAGAGAGGGCGGAGCGCATCGCATTGTGTGCATATgcctgtgaggaccagagttctgg CCCAGGAGACAATGAAGCTATTACCTctgaaaaagaagagaatgtCTTATCCACATCTGTGAAGCACTTAGAGTTACCTGAGGAGAAGACGCCTGAAGTGGCCAAAGAAGCAGTGTTCCCCGAGGGCACTTCCCCCCTCCCTCGTGCCAGtttaaacagaggaagaaaggagatgagCACCGTGGGTCATGGTGTTCACAGCAGCCCCTTCTTGCGGGAAGCCCCAAACACCTGTTTTTCTCACTCTGAAAGCAAAGTTCAAGCCACAGACAAGAGTGAGAAAGAGCAAGAGCCGATGACGTCAAAAGAGCGTGCTGAAGTCGATGGTTGGAGTCCTGCAGAGGGAGCATCTCCAAGTAGTTACTGTGCTGAGGATAGTCAAGAAGCTGGTGAGCTTGCAAGTGCTGGGACCCTCCAAAGTGAAAATCCCCCACCTCCTGAAATACTGGAAGAAAgaacaacaggaaagaaaaagaccactggaaaacaaaaaagcaaatcatCTTTGGAAAAGTTCCCAAAACCTGAACCATCAAATTTTGTGGGTGACTGGCCAGTTGATAAGACAATCAGTCAGAGGACCAAAAGGAACCGGAAAACTGAAAAAGGTTTATCTGTACAAAATGACAAGAAGTGTCATCGTCCTCAGTCGCAGATAGTATTTGATACTAGGGTGTCTGTGAATACGGATCATGTCCCGCAGCGAGGCTCTCCACATGGAAAGGACGATCTTTCAGAAGTGCCCAGTAGCTGTCAGTATGATCCTTATAAAAGTACCGAGCAACCCTCCTTCAGCACTGTGGGCGACTGGCCCTCACCTGCTTCGTTAGCTCAGAGAGAGCACAGGTCGAGGATACCAAAAGCTGGCTTAAGTGAAACCAGCTTAGAATTTGGAGCTAGTGACAGTGTGGGTGAAATACCCTTGTACCCCACACATGAGGCCTATTGGGGCACAAGCCCTGAAGAACTCAAATCACTGGGTTCCACCCTTCGAAGTTCTGAAATGCTGCCTAGTAAAGCAACTCACGAGGATCAAACTTCCCTGAGCAAAACGATTCCTAGCCAGCACACActgccccttcccttctccagtggTGCAGCCGCCCTTCCAGGAGTCGTGGGACCTCCTCGGTCTCTAGCAGTGGGGGTGTCTGGGGTTGTCTCTGGAGTAGATACGAGCACATGTGCCCAGACTGAGCCCCAAGATTTTGCCCTTTTGTGGAaactagaaaagaataaaatcagtGTTTCAGATTCTGTCAGAGTGCTAACAGGAAAACTAGATGGGTTTAAGCCAAAAGATTTTACTACTAATAGGAAATTAAATGTTCATGAAGCAATTCCATACAGAGTAATGCATGACAAAAGCACGTATGTGGAAGAAAGTGAGCTCACCAGTGCCGACGAGTCTGAGAATCTTAACATCCTTTGTAAGCTATTTGGGTCATTTTCCTTAGAAGCCCTGAAAGATTTATATGAGAGATGTAATAAAGATATTATTTGGGCCACGAGTCTTTTGTTGGACTCTGAGACTAAACTATGTGAGGACACTGAGGTTGAGAATCCCCCCAGATCATATGACGAGTCACAAGTGGGGCCGTTCTCTATGGGGCTGGATTTGAAGGAAATTATTGGCCATAGAGGAACCTCAGAAGATCCTAAGTGTTCCGTGTCAGAATTTAACCCTGGGGCTGGTATCAGGAACACGAACGCACAGTCTGCTGGTGATGCAGAGAAGGGAAACTCGAAGCAGGAAGAGATAAGAGCTGTAAATCCTGAAAACCCTGAGCTCATAGCCAGACTATTTCCTAATGCTGCTGTAAACATAAGAAGTAACACTGCAGTAGTTCCTAGCGCTCAGGCTGACATGTCGGGTGTACACAGCTTTAAGCTGCCTCTTCCGCTCACTCCAAAACCTAATGTCCTCAAAGATATTAGTGAAATGGAGAAGAATCTAGTAGCCACAGAGACTGGCGACagtattcattcttttttaaatttatctgatATTATCAACTCTGCAACAAGCACTTCAAATCCTGACTTAAATGAAGTTTATCTTACTAGCTCgttggaagtaaagaaaaatgagaatctTCCTAAGGATTATGTGAAATTTGGAAACATGGAAGAATTTATCAATGAAGATaaacaggaaatggagaaaatTCTAATGCCAGGAACTAGTTTGTCAGCTGGAGTTAGTCGAGAGGATAAAACCGAGGTATCGAATCCCACACCAGTGATGGCCAAATCTCTGACCATAGACTGTCTGGAGTTGGCATTACCCCCTGAGTTGGCTTTCCAACTTAATGAATTATTTGGCCCAGTTGGTATTGATTCAG GCTCTCTAACAGTTGAGGATTGTGTGGTTCATATAGATCTGAATCTGGCTAAAGTGATTCATGAGAAATGGAGAGACTCTGTAATG GAgcgacagagacaggaggaggtgtCTTGTGGCAAGTGCGTGCAAG ATCCTTTGCTGGCTGGACCTGCTGTTCTTGATAATTCTGAACACAAATCATCTCAGAAAACAGGCAAAAAGTTATTGAAGACTTTAGCGGCACCTGAGACACCGGATCCCTGGAACACTCAAACAAAGAAGGTTTcactgagagaaataatgtcAGAAGAAATCGCCTTACAGGAGAAACATGATTTG aaaagggAGACACTTATGTTTGAAAAAGACTGTGCCACTAAACTAAAGGAGAAGcagctctttaaaatatttccagcCATTAACCAAAATTTCCTGATGGACATTTTCAAAGATCACAA CTATTCACTGGAACACACAGTACAGTTTCTAAACTGTGTTCTTGAAGGAGACCCTGTGAAAACAGTTGTCGCTCAAGAATGCGGTCACCAAAATGAGAATATCACTTCTCATACTGCActgaaatcaaaagagaaaaag gcaaagaaacagagagagactgatGATACGGCAGGGGACTCGTCTTTCCAGGATTTTGAGTACCCCGAGTATGATGACTACAGGGCGGAGGCTTTCCTGCACCAGCAGAAGAGGATGGAGTGCTACAGCAAGGCCAAGGAAGCCTATCGCATGGGGAAGAAGAACGTGGCCACCTTTTATGCTCAGCAG GGCAGTCTTCATGAGCAGAAGATGAAAGAAGCCAATCACCTCGCTGCTGTGGAGATCTTTGAGAAGGTCAATGCCTCTCTGCTGCCACAGAATGTCTTAGACCTGCATGGGCTGCATGTGGATGAAGCTATAGAGCACCTGACGGCAGTTTTACAGCGGAAAACAGAAG
- the N4bp2 gene encoding NEDD4-binding protein 2 isoform X4 — MPRKRKNLGGNPLRKTANSQEIVVSRVASHEEPTTTLPSMCETKIAQEELFTSISEMFSALDPDVVYLMLSECDFKVENAMDCLLELSATDAKMEKSPSQTCVACEDKPVASGSAAVDMRPPEEDSEDSKLDSFLDMQLTEDLDSLIQNAFEKLNSSPDDQVYSFLPLQDAKRFNNSSTFMNSDSSGMTSVLSVQNTGSNNEILKNSAASLGSNPLTSPSVLNESESFTKGSTLAVDGGFSEDSPLSGSLKPADDSVVGSGNFSQRQKDLLEPKGPQALVDLGTSEPQVPSNLPLQNPGLDLPGTDGDRKSASVPDVFVPSEGFSFKPHKHPELPPKGKDMNYCPVLAPLPLLLPPPPPPPIWNPMIPAFDLFQGNHGFVAPVVTTAAHWRPVNYTFPPPIISHTSPTKAWRNSEGTSAYQVQEAPVSQPARKKTTSYVGLVLVLLRGLPGSGKSFLARTLQEDNPGGVILSTDDYFYINGQYQFDVKYLGEAHEWNQNRAKEAFEKKVSPVIIDNTNLQAWEMKPYVALSQKHKYKVLFREPDTWWKFKPKELARRNIHGVSKEKIARMLEHYQRFVSVPIIMSSSDPERAERIALCAYACEDQSSGPGDNEAITSEKEENVLSTSVKHLELPEEKTPEVAKEAVFPEGTSPLPRASLNRGRKEMSTVGHGVHSSPFLREAPNTCFSHSESKVQATDKSEKEQEPMTSKERAEVDGWSPAEGASPSSYCAEDSQEAGELASAGTLQSENPPPPEILEERTTGKKKTTGKQKSKSSLEKFPKPEPSNFVGDWPVDKTISQRTKRNRKTEKGLSVQNDKKCHRPQSQIVFDTRVSVNTDHVPQRGSPHGKDDLSEVPSSCQYDPYKSTEQPSFSTVGDWPSPASLAQREHRSRIPKAGLSETSLEFGASDSVGEIPLYPTHEAYWGTSPEELKSLGSTLRSSEMLPSKATHEDQTSLSKTIPSQHTLPLPFSSGAAALPGVVGPPRSLAVGVSGVVSGVDTSTCAQTEPQDFALLWKLEKNKISVSDSVRVLTGKLDGFKPKDFTTNRKLNVHEAIPYRVMHDKSTYVEESELTSADESENLNILCKLFGSFSLEALKDLYERCNKDIIWATSLLLDSETKLCEDTEVENPPRSYDESQVGPFSMGLDLKEIIGHRGTSEDPKCSVSEFNPGAGIRNTNAQSAGDAEKGNSKQEEIRAVNPENPELIARLFPNAAVNIRSNTAVVPSAQADMSGVHSFKLPLPLTPKPNVLKDISEMEKNLVATETGDSIHSFLNLSDIINSATSTSNPDLNEVYLTSSLEVKKNENLPKDYVKFGNMEEFINEDKQEMEKILMPGTSLSAGVSREDKTEVSNPTPVMAKSLTIDCLELALPPELAFQLNELFGPVGIDSGSLTVEDCVVHIDLNLAKVIHEKWRDSVMERQRQEEVSCGKCVQDPLLAGPAVLDNSEHKSSQKTGKKLLKTLAAPETPDPWNTQTKKVSLREIMSEEIALQEKHDLKRETLMFEKDCATKLKEKQLFKIFPAINQNFLMDIFKDHKFLPSWPVLNNSRDETQDFLHVRQVLY; from the exons TTGAAAATGCTATGGACTGTCTACTAGAATTATCTGCCACTGATGCCAAGATGGAAAAATCGCCTTCACAAACTTGTGTTGCTTGTGAGGACAAGCCAGTTGCATCAGGAAGTGCAGCAGTGGACATGCGTCCTCCTGAAGAAGACAGTGAAGATTCAAAACTGGATTCATTTTTGGATATGCAGCTAACTGAAGACTTGGATTCCTTAATACAGAATGCTTTCGAGAAATTGAACTCTTCTCCTGATGACCAAGTATATTCATTTTTGCCTTTGCAAGATGCTAAGCGTTTTAATAACTCTTCTACCTTTATGAATTCAGATTCTAGTGGTATGACTTCTGTTCTTTCTGTACAGAATACGGGCTCAAacaatgaaattctcaagaattctGCTGCTTCACTAGGTTCAAACCCACTGACTTCACCTTCAGTTTTGAATGAGTCTGAAAGTTTTACCAAGGGTAGCACGCTGGCAGTAGACGGTGGCTTCTCAGAAGATTCTCCTCTCAGTGGCTCTTTAAAGCCAGCAGATGACTCTGTTGTAGGTTCTGGCAATTTTAGCCAAAGACAGAAAGATCTTTTAGAACCCAAGGGTCCTCAAGCCCTTGTAGATTTGGGTACCAGTGAACCTCAGGTTCCTTCAAATCTTCCTCTACAAAATCCAGGGCTTGATTTACCAGGTACAGATGGGGACCGGAAATCTGCTTCTGTGCCTGATGTTTTTGTGCCCTCTGAAGGGTTCAGTTTCAAGCCACACAAACATCCTGAACTGCCACCAAAGGGGAAGGATATGAACTACTGCCCAGTTCTTGCCCCTCTCCCTTtactccttcctcctccaccacctccaccaattTGGAATCCCATGATTCCTGCTTTTGACCTCTTTCAAGGAAACCATGGCTTCGTAGCGCCTGTTGTGACCACAGCTGCACACTGGAGACCTGTCAACTACACATTTCCACCCCCCATCATCTCCCATACTTCCCCAACAAAAGCATGGAGAAACAGTGAGGGGACAAGTGCTTACCAAGTGCAAGAGGCCCCGGTGTCCCAGCCTGCCAGGAAGAAGACCACATCTTATGTTGGCTTAGTTCTTGTGCTTCTCAGAGGGCTACCGGGCTCAGGGAAGTCCTTTCTGGCAAG GACTTTGCAAGAGGATAACCCAGGTGGAGTCATTCTTAGTACTGATGAttacttttatataaatggaCAGTACCAGTTTGATGTAAAGTACTTAGGAGAAGCCCACGAATGGAACCAGAATCGAG CAAAAGAAGCATTTGAGAAGAAGGTGTCTCCAGTAATCATAGATAATACAAACCTTCAAGCATGGGAAATGAAGCCATATGTTGCTTTG TCTCAGAAGCATAAATATAAGGTCCTTTTTCGGGAACCAGACACATGGTGGAAGTTCAAACCAAAGGAGCTTGCAAG GCGTAACATTCATGGAGTGAGCAAAGAGAAAATAGCGAGAATGTTGGAGCACTACCAGCGCTTTGTGTCCGTGCCGATCATCATGAGTTCTTCAGACCCAGAGAGGGCGGAGCGCATCGCATTGTGTGCATATgcctgtgaggaccagagttctgg CCCAGGAGACAATGAAGCTATTACCTctgaaaaagaagagaatgtCTTATCCACATCTGTGAAGCACTTAGAGTTACCTGAGGAGAAGACGCCTGAAGTGGCCAAAGAAGCAGTGTTCCCCGAGGGCACTTCCCCCCTCCCTCGTGCCAGtttaaacagaggaagaaaggagatgagCACCGTGGGTCATGGTGTTCACAGCAGCCCCTTCTTGCGGGAAGCCCCAAACACCTGTTTTTCTCACTCTGAAAGCAAAGTTCAAGCCACAGACAAGAGTGAGAAAGAGCAAGAGCCGATGACGTCAAAAGAGCGTGCTGAAGTCGATGGTTGGAGTCCTGCAGAGGGAGCATCTCCAAGTAGTTACTGTGCTGAGGATAGTCAAGAAGCTGGTGAGCTTGCAAGTGCTGGGACCCTCCAAAGTGAAAATCCCCCACCTCCTGAAATACTGGAAGAAAgaacaacaggaaagaaaaagaccactggaaaacaaaaaagcaaatcatCTTTGGAAAAGTTCCCAAAACCTGAACCATCAAATTTTGTGGGTGACTGGCCAGTTGATAAGACAATCAGTCAGAGGACCAAAAGGAACCGGAAAACTGAAAAAGGTTTATCTGTACAAAATGACAAGAAGTGTCATCGTCCTCAGTCGCAGATAGTATTTGATACTAGGGTGTCTGTGAATACGGATCATGTCCCGCAGCGAGGCTCTCCACATGGAAAGGACGATCTTTCAGAAGTGCCCAGTAGCTGTCAGTATGATCCTTATAAAAGTACCGAGCAACCCTCCTTCAGCACTGTGGGCGACTGGCCCTCACCTGCTTCGTTAGCTCAGAGAGAGCACAGGTCGAGGATACCAAAAGCTGGCTTAAGTGAAACCAGCTTAGAATTTGGAGCTAGTGACAGTGTGGGTGAAATACCCTTGTACCCCACACATGAGGCCTATTGGGGCACAAGCCCTGAAGAACTCAAATCACTGGGTTCCACCCTTCGAAGTTCTGAAATGCTGCCTAGTAAAGCAACTCACGAGGATCAAACTTCCCTGAGCAAAACGATTCCTAGCCAGCACACActgccccttcccttctccagtggTGCAGCCGCCCTTCCAGGAGTCGTGGGACCTCCTCGGTCTCTAGCAGTGGGGGTGTCTGGGGTTGTCTCTGGAGTAGATACGAGCACATGTGCCCAGACTGAGCCCCAAGATTTTGCCCTTTTGTGGAaactagaaaagaataaaatcagtGTTTCAGATTCTGTCAGAGTGCTAACAGGAAAACTAGATGGGTTTAAGCCAAAAGATTTTACTACTAATAGGAAATTAAATGTTCATGAAGCAATTCCATACAGAGTAATGCATGACAAAAGCACGTATGTGGAAGAAAGTGAGCTCACCAGTGCCGACGAGTCTGAGAATCTTAACATCCTTTGTAAGCTATTTGGGTCATTTTCCTTAGAAGCCCTGAAAGATTTATATGAGAGATGTAATAAAGATATTATTTGGGCCACGAGTCTTTTGTTGGACTCTGAGACTAAACTATGTGAGGACACTGAGGTTGAGAATCCCCCCAGATCATATGACGAGTCACAAGTGGGGCCGTTCTCTATGGGGCTGGATTTGAAGGAAATTATTGGCCATAGAGGAACCTCAGAAGATCCTAAGTGTTCCGTGTCAGAATTTAACCCTGGGGCTGGTATCAGGAACACGAACGCACAGTCTGCTGGTGATGCAGAGAAGGGAAACTCGAAGCAGGAAGAGATAAGAGCTGTAAATCCTGAAAACCCTGAGCTCATAGCCAGACTATTTCCTAATGCTGCTGTAAACATAAGAAGTAACACTGCAGTAGTTCCTAGCGCTCAGGCTGACATGTCGGGTGTACACAGCTTTAAGCTGCCTCTTCCGCTCACTCCAAAACCTAATGTCCTCAAAGATATTAGTGAAATGGAGAAGAATCTAGTAGCCACAGAGACTGGCGACagtattcattcttttttaaatttatctgatATTATCAACTCTGCAACAAGCACTTCAAATCCTGACTTAAATGAAGTTTATCTTACTAGCTCgttggaagtaaagaaaaatgagaatctTCCTAAGGATTATGTGAAATTTGGAAACATGGAAGAATTTATCAATGAAGATaaacaggaaatggagaaaatTCTAATGCCAGGAACTAGTTTGTCAGCTGGAGTTAGTCGAGAGGATAAAACCGAGGTATCGAATCCCACACCAGTGATGGCCAAATCTCTGACCATAGACTGTCTGGAGTTGGCATTACCCCCTGAGTTGGCTTTCCAACTTAATGAATTATTTGGCCCAGTTGGTATTGATTCAG GCTCTCTAACAGTTGAGGATTGTGTGGTTCATATAGATCTGAATCTGGCTAAAGTGATTCATGAGAAATGGAGAGACTCTGTAATG GAgcgacagagacaggaggaggtgtCTTGTGGCAAGTGCGTGCAAG ATCCTTTGCTGGCTGGACCTGCTGTTCTTGATAATTCTGAACACAAATCATCTCAGAAAACAGGCAAAAAGTTATTGAAGACTTTAGCGGCACCTGAGACACCGGATCCCTGGAACACTCAAACAAAGAAGGTTTcactgagagaaataatgtcAGAAGAAATCGCCTTACAGGAGAAACATGATTTG aaaagggAGACACTTATGTTTGAAAAAGACTGTGCCACTAAACTAAAGGAGAAGcagctctttaaaatatttccagcCATTAACCAAAATTTCCTGATGGACATTTTCAAAGATCACAA GTTTCTGCCTTCATGGCCAGTTCTAAACAATTCCAGGGATGAAACCCAGGACTTCCTGCAtgttagacaagtgctctactaA